From a region of the Thiorhodovibrio winogradskyi genome:
- a CDS encoding DUF1819 family protein yields the protein MEHIGRYKANFSKGGLMVPESRLVAGLLLQGVDRERWEQAIRVENVLAKRSPSTAITKANLIRARLRSMPASLWELIRDGSRPVATQSVIAATAAYSPLLGDFLDLVVRDLYRRLERQLKRAHWDQYVDDCRMRDPRMPSWNESTRTTLRTRAFGMLREAGYIAAGCAHALQPLQIAPEVVTVLREAEQWYALRCIQLTD from the coding sequence TTGGAGCATATCGGGCGCTACAAAGCCAACTTCAGCAAGGGCGGACTGATGGTCCCGGAGAGTCGGCTGGTGGCCGGTTTACTGCTCCAGGGCGTTGATCGCGAGCGGTGGGAGCAGGCGATTCGGGTCGAGAACGTCCTGGCCAAACGCTCGCCATCGACGGCGATCACCAAAGCGAATCTAATCCGGGCGCGGCTGCGTAGCATGCCTGCAAGTCTGTGGGAGTTGATTCGCGATGGCAGCCGGCCGGTGGCGACACAGTCGGTTATTGCGGCCACCGCCGCTTACTCTCCTCTGCTTGGTGACTTTCTTGATCTGGTTGTGCGCGATCTCTACCGCCGTCTGGAGCGGCAGCTCAAACGCGCGCACTGGGACCAGTACGTCGATGACTGCAGGATGCGTGATCCGCGCATGCCAAGCTGGAATGAGTCGACGCGCACGACCCTGCGAACGCGTGCATTTGGCATGTTACGCGAAGCCGGGTATATTGCAGCCGGTTGTGCGCACGCACTGCAACCCCTGCAGATTGCTCCCGAGGTGGTGACGGTCTTACGCGAGGCCGAGCAGTGGTATGCGTTACGCTGTATTCAGCTCACTGACTGA
- a CDS encoding DUF1788 domain-containing protein, with protein MSGDFNQRLDEILSRITGDDFLHGRGLGNEIPFYAFDYPPEQEPAVREHIAFLLQQLPKQRPDLRVGHVNLFRLMIDTLKTRNFYTKALDLQRKKGDAAVLKALAAPLDAGKLAAALIDQADPAAKDLVLVSGIGSAYPLLRTHNLLNNLHAGMGSTPLVLFYPGVYDGQSLRLFGLLQDKPYYRAFRLVD; from the coding sequence ATGAGCGGCGACTTCAACCAGCGGCTCGACGAAATTCTCTCTCGGATCACTGGGGATGACTTTCTCCACGGGCGGGGGCTTGGCAATGAGATCCCCTTCTACGCCTTCGATTACCCACCAGAGCAGGAGCCTGCGGTACGCGAGCACATCGCCTTTCTGCTGCAGCAGCTCCCGAAACAACGGCCCGATCTGCGCGTCGGTCACGTTAACCTGTTCCGGCTGATGATCGATACACTCAAGACGCGGAATTTCTATACCAAGGCGCTCGATCTGCAGCGCAAGAAGGGCGATGCCGCGGTACTCAAAGCACTGGCCGCCCCGCTCGACGCGGGCAAGCTGGCCGCGGCGCTGATCGACCAAGCGGACCCGGCGGCGAAGGATCTGGTCTTGGTCTCCGGGATCGGCAGCGCCTACCCGCTGCTGCGCACTCACAATCTTCTGAACAACCTGCATGCCGGCATGGGCAGCACGCCACTGGTGCTGTTCTATCCCGGCGTCTATGACGGCCAGTCGTTGCGGCTGTTCGGTCTGTTGCAAGACAAGCCTTATTATAGGGCGTTTCGGTTGGTGGATTGA